One Clostridium estertheticum DNA segment encodes these proteins:
- a CDS encoding ABC-F family ATP-binding cassette domain-containing protein encodes MNILTIEEVSKSYSERILINSASLGISDGDKIGLIGVNGTGKSTFLKIIAGLEVPDNGRILKGSMVNIEYLPQDPEFDPEATVLEQIFKSDTDVMKVIREYEATIEKLQMAPEDEMLQKSLMNLNNKMDACNGWQVQNEAKIILTKLGITNFKERIGNLSGGQRKRVALCSALITPSDLLILDEPTNHMDNKIIDWLENFLNNRKGALLMITHDRYFLDRITNKILELDRGNLYSYQGNYSVFLEKKVERIALMDALERKRESLFKKELAWIRRGAKARTTKQKARIDRFEELQDGKIDISNDKLELSSASTRLGKKIINVESIYKAYGEKKLIADFSHIFTKRDKVGIIGPNGIGKSTLMNILSGMISQDSGQIEWGETVKIGYFHQENGAMDENMRAIDYIREGAEYISTADGEKITASQMLERFLFDGTTQYSFISKLSGGEKRRLYLSRILMEAPNVLFLDEPTNDFDIQTLAILEDYLDGFAGVVIAVSHDRYFLDRVSEKIFSFEGNEKIIQFVGNYSEYQEYIEKNLNLLQDNNVIIKEEKKGKNEEDKKDKPLKFTFKEQKEFQEIDEKIEEKEAELEEINKKINSGSSDFEYLQKLVGQQKEIGVELEHLMVRWTYLNELDEEIESQKNN; translated from the coding sequence ATGAATATATTAACAATAGAAGAAGTGAGTAAAAGTTATAGTGAGAGAATACTCATTAATAGTGCATCACTAGGTATAAGTGATGGAGATAAAATTGGATTAATCGGAGTTAATGGTACGGGAAAATCCACTTTTTTAAAAATAATAGCTGGACTTGAAGTTCCGGACAACGGAAGAATTTTAAAGGGCAGTATGGTTAATATAGAATATTTACCTCAGGATCCTGAATTTGACCCAGAAGCTACAGTGCTGGAGCAGATTTTCAAAAGTGATACTGATGTTATGAAGGTTATAAGAGAATATGAAGCTACAATAGAAAAATTACAAATGGCCCCAGAGGATGAAATGCTTCAAAAGTCTTTAATGAACCTCAATAATAAAATGGATGCTTGTAATGGATGGCAAGTTCAAAATGAAGCCAAGATTATATTAACAAAGCTCGGTATAACCAATTTTAAGGAGCGTATAGGAAACCTTTCTGGTGGACAAAGAAAGAGAGTTGCCCTATGTAGTGCACTAATTACTCCTTCTGATTTGTTAATTTTAGATGAGCCTACAAATCATATGGACAATAAAATAATAGATTGGTTAGAGAACTTTTTGAATAATAGAAAAGGTGCACTACTTATGATTACCCATGATAGATATTTTCTAGATAGGATAACAAATAAGATTCTGGAACTTGATCGTGGCAATTTATATAGTTACCAGGGAAATTATAGTGTGTTTCTAGAAAAGAAAGTTGAAAGAATTGCTTTAATGGATGCACTAGAGAGGAAAAGAGAGAGTTTATTTAAAAAGGAACTAGCTTGGATAAGGCGTGGGGCAAAGGCTAGAACTACAAAGCAAAAGGCAAGAATAGATCGCTTTGAGGAACTTCAAGATGGAAAAATAGATATTTCAAATGATAAGTTAGAATTATCTTCTGCATCAACTAGGCTTGGTAAAAAGATTATTAATGTAGAGAGCATTTATAAAGCTTATGGTGAAAAAAAGTTAATTGCAGATTTTAGTCACATATTTACAAAGAGAGATAAAGTGGGCATTATAGGACCTAATGGTATTGGAAAGTCCACACTTATGAATATTTTAAGTGGAATGATAAGTCAGGACTCGGGCCAAATAGAATGGGGAGAAACAGTTAAAATTGGCTATTTTCATCAAGAAAATGGTGCTATGGATGAAAATATGAGGGCCATTGATTATATTCGCGAAGGAGCAGAATATATATCTACAGCAGATGGAGAAAAGATTACAGCTTCCCAAATGCTGGAGAGATTTCTATTTGATGGAACTACTCAGTATTCTTTTATTTCTAAATTATCTGGTGGGGAAAAAAGAAGATTATATTTATCAAGAATTCTTATGGAAGCTCCAAATGTATTGTTTTTAGATGAACCCACTAATGACTTCGATATTCAGACCCTAGCAATACTAGAAGATTATTTAGATGGATTTGCTGGTGTGGTTATAGCTGTATCCCACGATAGATATTTTTTAGATAGAGTTTCAGAGAAAATATTTAGTTTTGAAGGTAATGAAAAAATAATTCAATTTGTAGGAAATTATTCTGAGTATCAAGAATATATAGAAAAAAATTTAAATTTACTCCAAGATAATAATGTAATAATTAAAGAGGAAAAAAAAGGTAAAAACGAGGAAGACAAGAAAGATAAGCCTTTGAAGTTTACTTTTAAAGAGCAGAAGGAATTCCAGGAAATTGATGAAAAAATTGAGGAAAAGGAAGCAGAATTGGAAGAGATTAATAAAAAAATTAATAGTGGCAGTAGTGATTTTGAATATTTGCAAAAGCTAGTGGGTCAGCAAAAGGAAATAGGAGTAGAACTTGAACACTTGATGGTGAGATGGACTTATCTAAATGAATTAGATGAAGAAATAGAGTCGCAAAAAAACAACTAG
- a CDS encoding ABC transporter ATP-binding protein encodes MQESVVRVENLKTYFPIRGGILQKTVGYVKAVDGVSLYINKGETLGLVGESGCGKTTVGRTILRLLNKTEGDVYFKNQNVFELSKKDLRKIRPQMQIIFQDPYSSLNPRLTVGQIVGEALIDHGILPKNEIASRVQEVLEICGLAPYHIRRYPHEFSGGQRQRIGIARALILNPEFIVADEPVSALDVSIQSQIVNLMCNLQEKMGFSYLFISHDLSVVKHISHRIGVMYLGSLVELAPKKALYNNPLHPYTKALLSAVPLPDPTLRRERIILKGDIPSPANPPPGCKFHTRCPYVMERCKNECPQYKDVGGEHFVACHLL; translated from the coding sequence GTGCAAGAATCAGTAGTTAGAGTAGAAAATTTAAAAACATATTTTCCTATTAGAGGTGGAATACTTCAAAAGACTGTAGGTTATGTTAAAGCTGTAGATGGAGTATCTCTATATATAAATAAAGGAGAAACTTTGGGACTAGTTGGTGAATCGGGTTGTGGTAAAACTACAGTTGGTAGAACTATACTAAGACTTCTAAATAAAACAGAAGGGGATGTATATTTTAAAAATCAAAATGTGTTTGAACTTTCAAAAAAAGATTTAAGAAAAATAAGGCCTCAAATGCAAATAATTTTCCAAGATCCATATAGCTCACTTAATCCAAGGCTTACTGTAGGGCAAATAGTTGGAGAAGCACTAATAGATCATGGAATATTACCTAAGAATGAAATTGCTTCTAGAGTGCAAGAAGTTTTGGAGATTTGTGGACTTGCTCCTTATCATATAAGAAGGTACCCACATGAATTTTCAGGTGGACAAAGGCAGAGAATAGGAATAGCAAGAGCTCTTATATTAAATCCTGAATTTATAGTGGCAGATGAACCTGTATCCGCACTAGATGTTTCTATTCAATCTCAAATAGTAAATTTAATGTGCAATCTTCAAGAAAAGATGGGCTTTTCATATTTATTTATTTCCCACGATTTAAGTGTAGTAAAACATATTAGCCATAGAATAGGGGTTATGTATCTAGGATCTTTGGTGGAACTTGCACCAAAGAAAGCACTGTATAACAATCCGCTTCATCCATACACAAAGGCATTACTATCTGCAGTACCATTACCAGATCCAACATTAAGGAGAGAAAGAATTATACTAAAGGGAGATATACCAAGTCCTGCAAACCCACCGCCAGGCTGTAAATTTCATACAAGATGTCCATATGTCATGGAAAGGTGCAAAAATGAGTGCCCCCAGTATAAAGATGTAGGAGGAGAACATTTTGTAGCATGCCATCTGCTGTAA
- a CDS encoding ABC transporter ATP-binding protein, which translates to MSKNLIEIKNLKTYFYTEDGIVKAVDDVSFNIKKGEIIGVVGESGCGKSVTAMSIMRLIPSPPGKIVEGEILFEDKNILELRDHEMRKIRGNDIAVIFQEPMTSLNPIFTIGYQIEEVIMLHQKSNKVEAKKKAIEMLKLVGVPRADEIVECYPHELSGGMRQRAMIAMAVSCNPKLLIADEPTTALDVTIQAQILDIMKDLKKKLNTSIMLITHDLGVIAEMAEYVVVMYAGKVIEEAPVIELFKNPMHPYTEGLMKSKPSLDKDVDRLYSIPGQVPNPINMPEECYFCARCPKAIDICRKQQPPIKEIRLGHKVACFLYDGQNN; encoded by the coding sequence ATGAGTAAAAATTTAATTGAAATAAAAAATTTAAAAACATATTTTTATACAGAGGACGGAATTGTAAAAGCGGTTGACGATGTTAGTTTTAATATTAAGAAAGGCGAAATAATAGGTGTGGTTGGAGAATCAGGGTGTGGTAAAAGCGTTACGGCAATGTCTATAATGAGATTAATTCCGTCACCACCAGGGAAAATAGTTGAGGGCGAAATTCTATTTGAAGATAAAAATATATTAGAACTAAGGGACCATGAAATGAGAAAAATCAGGGGCAATGACATTGCCGTAATATTTCAAGAACCTATGACTTCATTAAATCCTATATTTACTATAGGGTACCAAATAGAAGAAGTAATTATGCTTCATCAAAAGTCAAATAAAGTTGAAGCTAAGAAAAAGGCAATAGAAATGTTAAAGCTAGTTGGGGTACCTAGAGCAGATGAGATAGTGGAGTGTTATCCTCATGAGCTTAGTGGAGGTATGCGCCAACGGGCCATGATTGCAATGGCGGTATCTTGTAACCCGAAGCTTTTAATAGCAGATGAACCAACAACTGCTTTAGATGTAACAATTCAAGCACAAATACTTGATATTATGAAGGATTTAAAGAAAAAACTTAATACTTCAATAATGCTTATTACTCATGACCTTGGAGTAATAGCTGAGATGGCAGAATATGTAGTAGTTATGTATGCTGGTAAGGTTATTGAGGAAGCACCTGTCATTGAGTTATTTAAGAATCCAATGCATCCATATACTGAAGGCTTAATGAAATCTAAACCTTCACTAGATAAAGATGTAGATAGATTATACTCAATACCGGGACAAGTTCCAAACCCGATTAATATGCCAGAAGAATGTTATTTTTGCGCACGGTGTCCGAAGGCTATAGATATTTGTAGAAAGCAGCAACCGCCTATTAAAGAGATAAGACTAGGACATAAGGTAGCCTGCTTTTTATATGATGGGCAAAACAATTAA
- a CDS encoding MarR family winged helix-turn-helix transcriptional regulator, whose translation MKENYDENIIKIEFLLRKVCFGIKKRGRGILEEYKITPPQFDALQCLINNGGLTISDLSLKLFQAPSTITDLVDRMENSQLVERSRDVKDRRVVRVSVLPRGYDVIDKVVNERCEFVSEALKSTDSDNRIEFIKYLDIIYNSAFCSCEKK comes from the coding sequence TTGAAGGAAAATTATGATGAAAATATAATCAAAATCGAATTTTTATTAAGAAAAGTATGTTTTGGTATTAAAAAAAGAGGTAGAGGTATCCTTGAAGAATATAAAATTACTCCACCTCAATTTGATGCCCTACAATGCTTAATAAACAATGGGGGATTAACTATAAGTGACCTTAGCTTAAAGCTCTTTCAAGCTCCTAGTACAATTACTGATTTAGTGGACAGAATGGAAAATAGTCAACTTGTAGAGCGATCTCGAGATGTAAAGGATAGAAGAGTAGTTAGAGTTAGTGTACTACCAAGAGGTTATGATGTTATTGATAAAGTAGTGAATGAAAGATGTGAATTTGTAAGTGAAGCATTGAAATCAACAGATTCTGATAATAGAATAGAATTCATAAAATATTTAGACATAATATACAATTCTGCCTTTTGTTCTTGTGAAAAAAAATAA
- a CDS encoding MFS transporter yields the protein MVAMFEKFFNKKHKFSIQDYNIIYYTLNGILFTIVVNLYKPFASKFIFRLGGTDSHVALSTSLPGLIAVFVTIPSLIFMSNSSNKKKIMVNFFLGSRLFILSFATIPFFPKSLQPMAFVILSSLMNFPESVSSTALQSFSGDIFVEEMRPTAISARNKFSTLAQIISVLIVGRILKGFGDSGNGIIMMYQIFFLLAFIIGLFEIYTFNKIKETSCSPKLNIDLKSAFSEIFSNKQFNIFLVCSLLFHFGWQMGWPLFSIYQIKYLGADEWWLTLLTVSSSIVMFFSFGFWKKLIHKKGNSFVMSTATLGMAATPILFALSPNLYIITITGLITGFFTAGTITGLLTSLLEVTPEKNRILYIGVHVTLTNITLFLAPTLGDFILSHTNIYFVLCASGFFRLIGSISFFIRNKKTTATITLSE from the coding sequence ATGGTTGCTATGTTTGAAAAATTTTTTAATAAAAAACATAAATTTTCCATTCAAGACTACAATATTATTTATTATACTTTAAACGGCATATTATTTACTATAGTAGTAAATCTGTACAAACCATTTGCCAGTAAATTTATATTTAGACTTGGTGGAACGGACTCTCATGTAGCTCTTTCTACTTCATTACCAGGTTTAATAGCTGTATTTGTTACAATACCTTCATTAATATTCATGAGTAATTCATCAAACAAGAAAAAAATTATGGTTAATTTTTTTTTAGGTAGCAGATTATTTATTTTATCCTTCGCAACAATTCCTTTTTTCCCAAAATCACTACAGCCTATGGCTTTTGTTATTTTATCATCTTTAATGAATTTTCCTGAATCTGTATCTTCAACCGCTCTGCAAAGTTTTTCTGGGGATATCTTTGTTGAAGAAATGCGCCCTACAGCAATATCTGCGCGTAATAAATTTTCTACATTGGCCCAAATTATTAGCGTACTTATAGTTGGTAGAATCCTTAAGGGTTTTGGTGATTCAGGCAATGGAATTATCATGATGTATCAAATATTTTTTTTGTTAGCTTTTATAATTGGTTTATTTGAAATATATACTTTCAATAAAATAAAGGAAACCTCCTGTTCGCCAAAGTTAAATATAGATTTAAAAAGTGCATTTTCAGAAATATTTAGTAATAAACAATTTAATATTTTTCTTGTTTGCTCATTACTTTTTCATTTTGGTTGGCAAATGGGCTGGCCACTCTTCAGCATTTATCAAATAAAATACTTGGGTGCAGATGAATGGTGGCTTACCCTTCTTACTGTATCCTCATCTATAGTTATGTTCTTCAGTTTTGGTTTTTGGAAAAAGCTAATTCACAAGAAGGGAAACTCTTTTGTTATGTCCACTGCTACCCTTGGAATGGCAGCAACTCCTATACTTTTTGCGTTATCTCCAAACTTATACATAATTACAATAACGGGATTAATTACGGGATTTTTTACTGCGGGCACTATTACTGGTTTACTTACTTCACTTTTAGAAGTTACTCCTGAAAAAAACAGAATTTTATATATTGGAGTTCATGTAACGTTAACAAATATTACATTATTCTTAGCACCCACCCTGGGTGATTTTATTCTTAGCCACACAAATATTTATTTTGTACTATGCGCCTCTGGCTTTTTTAGATTAATTGGTAGCATTTCATTCTTTATTAGAAATAAAAAAACCACTGCTACAATTACCCTCTCAGAATAA
- a CDS encoding ATP-dependent DNA helicase: MEKNRDIKISVRNLVEFVLRAGDLDMRFMGSNRAVEGTKAHQKIQKENREKYSVFLGEEYLSEVSLKHSVPYNGGNIVIDGRADGILIKNNEVTIDEIKTVTKDLELLHEDHNGLHWAQAKCYAYIYGTQNNLQVINVQLTYYQIDNEKIKRFIKVFSIKELQEFFDEIISNYFIWANITSDWNETRDNTIKNLKFPFDNYREGQRELSVSVYKTIVEHKKMFLQAPTGVGKTISTLFPAVKAMGEGYTSKIFYLTAKTITRQVAEDAFHKMKGNGLKFKTITITAKDKVCFSKGSACNPEQCKFAKGHFDRINEALLDILENENTFSREVIEIYSNKYNVCPFEFSLDLTLWSDCVICDYNYVFDPRVYLKRFFMDNNGDYTFLVDEAHNLVDRAREMFSCEFHKKPLLELKKEIKGRDDNLYKVLNKLNALMLSMKKMCNEDGYYKQKSQPEDIYNLLNKLTKILEVWLTKNEKSEVFDNFLDLYFNSLSFIRIAELYDDKYVTYVESTAEDVVLKMFCLDPSKLLREASKRGKSVVYFSATLLPLLYFKEILGGESEDYHLTLDSPFHKKNLEVMVAKDVSTKYKYRENSYSKIVEYIYAVISAKNGNYMVFFPSYKYMEVVSNMFILKYPQTKVKIQTSFMTEDAREAFLQKFSDIDSENILGFGVLGGIFSEGIDLKGDRLIGAIIIGVGLPMICFEKEIIKEYYDNKSNCGYEYSYMYPGMNKVLQAAGRVIRTEEDRGMVLLIDDRFLHQRYIRLFPKQWDDYLKINNAEDVKRQIYEFWK; encoded by the coding sequence ATGGAGAAAAATAGAGATATAAAAATATCTGTGCGCAATTTAGTAGAGTTTGTATTGCGCGCTGGGGATTTAGATATGAGGTTTATGGGCAGTAATAGAGCTGTAGAGGGTACCAAAGCACATCAGAAAATTCAAAAGGAAAACAGAGAAAAATATTCTGTATTTCTTGGAGAAGAATATTTGTCCGAAGTAAGTTTAAAGCATAGTGTACCATACAATGGTGGCAATATTGTAATTGACGGGCGTGCTGATGGTATTCTAATAAAAAATAATGAGGTCACTATAGACGAGATCAAAACAGTTACTAAAGATTTAGAATTACTGCATGAGGATCATAATGGTCTTCATTGGGCTCAAGCCAAGTGTTATGCCTATATATATGGGACTCAAAATAATCTTCAGGTTATTAATGTACAATTAACTTATTACCAAATAGATAATGAAAAAATTAAAAGATTTATTAAGGTTTTTTCAATTAAAGAACTCCAAGAATTTTTCGATGAAATTATTTCTAACTATTTTATATGGGCCAATATTACAAGTGATTGGAATGAAACAAGAGATAACACTATAAAAAATTTGAAATTTCCTTTTGATAATTACAGGGAAGGTCAGAGGGAACTGTCTGTTTCTGTATATAAGACAATAGTAGAACATAAGAAAATGTTTTTGCAAGCTCCAACTGGAGTAGGTAAAACTATATCTACACTGTTTCCAGCAGTTAAGGCCATGGGAGAAGGCTATACTTCAAAAATTTTTTACTTAACAGCCAAAACTATAACAAGACAAGTTGCCGAGGATGCCTTCCATAAAATGAAGGGCAATGGACTTAAATTCAAGACTATTACAATAACAGCAAAGGATAAAGTATGTTTTAGTAAGGGCAGTGCCTGTAATCCTGAGCAATGTAAATTTGCAAAAGGACATTTTGACAGAATTAATGAGGCTCTACTAGACATTCTGGAGAATGAAAATACATTTAGTAGAGAAGTAATTGAGATTTATTCAAATAAGTATAATGTTTGTCCCTTTGAATTTTCATTGGATTTAACACTATGGTCTGATTGTGTTATTTGCGATTATAATTATGTGTTTGACCCTAGAGTTTACCTAAAGAGATTCTTCATGGATAATAATGGAGATTATACTTTTTTGGTTGATGAGGCTCATAACCTAGTGGATAGAGCTCGCGAAATGTTTTCCTGCGAGTTTCATAAAAAACCACTTCTAGAGTTAAAAAAAGAAATAAAGGGTCGCGACGATAACTTGTATAAAGTTTTGAATAAGTTAAATGCACTTATGCTTTCTATGAAGAAAATGTGCAATGAAGATGGATATTACAAACAAAAGTCTCAGCCTGAGGATATATATAATCTTCTTAATAAACTTACTAAAATATTAGAAGTATGGCTGACAAAAAATGAAAAATCTGAAGTGTTTGATAATTTTTTAGACTTGTATTTTAATTCTTTAAGCTTTATTCGCATAGCTGAACTTTATGATGATAAATATGTAACCTATGTGGAGAGTACTGCGGAAGACGTAGTGTTAAAGATGTTTTGCCTGGATCCATCTAAACTTTTGAGGGAAGCATCAAAAAGAGGAAAATCAGTGGTATATTTCTCTGCAACGCTTCTACCATTATTATACTTTAAAGAAATTTTGGGCGGAGAAAGCGAAGATTACCATCTAACTTTAGATTCTCCCTTCCATAAAAAAAACCTTGAAGTAATGGTAGCTAAGGATGTTTCCACTAAATATAAATATAGAGAAAATAGTTATTCCAAAATAGTAGAATACATATATGCTGTAATAAGCGCTAAAAATGGAAATTATATGGTGTTTTTTCCTTCTTATAAATATATGGAAGTCGTGAGTAATATGTTTATTCTAAAATATCCACAAACTAAAGTAAAAATTCAAACTAGTTTTATGACTGAAGATGCTAGAGAAGCTTTTCTCCAAAAATTTAGTGATATTGACTCTGAAAATATTTTAGGTTTTGGAGTTTTAGGTGGTATATTTTCGGAAGGCATTGATTTAAAAGGTGACAGGCTAATTGGTGCAATAATAATAGGTGTAGGACTCCCTATGATTTGCTTTGAAAAAGAAATTATTAAAGAATACTATGATAATAAAAGCAATTGCGGTTATGAATATTCTTATATGTACCCAGGAATGAATAAAGTGTTACAGGCAGCGGGGCGGGTAATTAGAACAGAAGAAGATAGAGGTATGGTGCTGTTAATAGATGATAGATTTCTTCACCAAAGGTATATACGACTATTTCCAAAGCAATGGGATGATTATCTTAAAATTAATAATGCTGAAGATGTCAAAAGGCAGATTTATGAATTTTGGAAATAA
- a CDS encoding ABC transporter permease — translation MRQYITRRLLQMIPVLIGVSIVIFLILQLAPGDALTGKMDPHLTPERKQELRHQMGLDLSVPQQYFRWAGGVLRGDFGESTNFKQPVGKVMNTYIWNTFYLAILSLILSVLISIPIGVVSATKQYSKFDGFFTIFALIGISMPSFFFGMLLIKVFAVDLRILPVSGMSTAGSTAAGISYGLDVARHMILPLIVLTLGSVAGLMRYTRSSMLEVIRQDYIRTARAKGLKEKVVIYKHALRNGMIPVITLLGFWLPALFSGAFITESIFLWPGIGPIDIGAVSGRDYPLMMGINILFAVLTLIGNLIADVTYAVVDPRIRLK, via the coding sequence ATGAGGCAGTATATAACTAGAAGATTACTGCAAATGATACCAGTTTTAATAGGGGTATCTATAGTAATATTTCTCATATTGCAGTTGGCACCAGGGGATGCATTAACAGGTAAAATGGATCCACATTTAACACCAGAAAGAAAACAAGAATTAAGACATCAAATGGGACTAGATCTATCAGTGCCCCAGCAGTATTTTAGATGGGCAGGTGGAGTACTTCGTGGGGATTTTGGTGAATCTACTAATTTTAAACAACCGGTAGGAAAGGTTATGAACACATATATCTGGAATACTTTTTACTTAGCTATACTATCATTAATACTAAGTGTATTAATTTCAATTCCAATTGGAGTAGTTTCTGCTACTAAACAGTACTCAAAATTTGATGGATTTTTCACCATATTTGCCCTGATAGGTATTTCTATGCCTTCTTTCTTTTTTGGCATGCTTCTTATAAAAGTCTTCGCTGTAGATCTTAGAATATTGCCAGTTTCTGGCATGAGCACCGCGGGAAGTACAGCAGCAGGTATTTCCTATGGGCTAGATGTAGCTCGTCATATGATACTACCGCTAATTGTACTTACTTTAGGTAGTGTTGCAGGTCTTATGAGATACACAAGATCCAGTATGCTAGAAGTAATAAGGCAGGATTACATAAGAACTGCTAGAGCCAAAGGGCTTAAGGAAAAAGTGGTTATATATAAACATGCTCTTAGAAATGGAATGATTCCTGTTATTACACTACTGGGATTTTGGCTACCTGCATTATTTTCTGGAGCCTTTATTACAGAAAGCATTTTTTTATGGCCAGGTATAGGACCTATAGATATTGGTGCAGTAAGTGGACGAGATTATCCACTTATGATGGGGATAAATATCTTGTTTGCAGTGTTAACTTTGATTGGAAACTTAATTGCTGATGTTACTTATGCTGTAGTAGATCCTAGAATAAGGCTTAAATAG
- the opp4C gene encoding oligopeptide ABC transporter permease has translation MQLEVKPKVKKIKKEEILSPWKIIRKRLKKNKLAMFGMYILFFMILMSFIGPLISPYKMETLDLYNVSANPSFNHLLGTDDVGRDVLVRVMYGGRISLSVGILAVLVEVLIGSILGGIAGFYGGIVDGIIMRIVDIFLCFPGLPLLIMLAAVMSDLKVPPEYRMYVVMFIIGLIGWPGLCRIVRGQILSLREQEFMQAAEALGLRDRRKIFSHLLPNTFASIIVSATLGIGGAILTESTLSFLGLGVTPPTPSWGQMVQAVNNSYILQFKPWIWAPPGICIFLTVMGINLFGDGLRDAIDPKLKV, from the coding sequence ATGCAACTAGAAGTAAAACCCAAAGTAAAGAAAATTAAAAAAGAAGAAATTTTAAGCCCTTGGAAGATAATAAGAAAAAGATTAAAGAAGAATAAACTAGCTATGTTTGGAATGTATATACTCTTTTTTATGATACTTATGTCTTTCATTGGACCATTAATATCACCTTATAAAATGGAAACCTTAGATTTATACAATGTATCAGCAAATCCATCTTTTAACCATCTTTTGGGTACTGATGATGTGGGAAGAGATGTTTTAGTAAGAGTTATGTATGGAGGTAGAATCTCTCTTTCAGTAGGAATCCTGGCTGTACTTGTTGAAGTGCTAATTGGAAGTATACTAGGCGGAATAGCAGGCTTCTATGGTGGAATAGTGGATGGCATAATAATGAGAATAGTTGATATATTTTTATGTTTTCCAGGACTTCCACTACTTATAATGCTGGCGGCAGTAATGTCAGATTTAAAAGTTCCTCCAGAGTATAGGATGTACGTGGTTATGTTTATTATAGGATTAATTGGATGGCCAGGGCTTTGCCGTATTGTTCGAGGCCAAATACTATCTCTTAGGGAACAGGAGTTTATGCAAGCAGCAGAAGCACTAGGCCTTAGGGATAGAAGAAAAATATTTAGTCATCTACTTCCAAATACCTTTGCGTCTATTATAGTTTCAGCTACTTTAGGTATAGGTGGTGCAATCTTAACGGAATCAACATTGAGTTTTCTAGGACTTGGAGTTACTCCACCAACACCATCTTGGGGTCAAATGGTTCAGGCAGTTAATAATTCTTATATATTACAATTCAAACCCTGGATTTGGGCGCCTCCTGGTATATGCATTTTCTTAACGGTAATGGGCATAAATTTATTTGGAGATGGACTTCGGGATGCCATCGATCCAAAACTAAAGGTTTAG